The Streptomyces fungicidicus nucleotide sequence TGGTCGGCGTCGGCGCCCAGGTCACGGAGGTGTCGCTCGGCGACCAGGTCGCGGTGGACCCCTCCCTGTACTGCCACGAGTGCCGCTACTGCCGCACCGGCCACAACAACCTCTGCGAACGCTGGGCGGCGATCGGCGTCACCACGGGCGGCGGGGCCGCGCAGTACGCGGTGGCGCCGGTGGCGAACTGCGTCAGGCTCCCCGACCACGTCCGCACCCAGGACGCGGCCCTGATCGAGCCGCTGTCCTGCGCGGTGCGCGGCTACGACGTGCTCCAGTCGCGGCTCGGCGCGCATGTGCTGATCTACGGGTCCGGGACCATGGGCCTGATGATGCTGGAGCTGGCGAAGCGGACCGGTGCGGCGAGCGTCGACATGGTCGACCTGAACCCGGCGCGGCTGGAGACGGCGCGGACGCTGGGTGTCTCCGCCGCGGCGGCCACCCCGGACGAGCTGGACCGCCCTCAGGGGTGGGAGCTCGTGATCGACGCCACGGGGAACGCGGCGGCGATCCAGGACGGGCTGGGGCGGGTGGCGAAGGCGGGGACGTTCCTGCAGTTCGGGGTGGCCGACTACGCGACGCGCGTGCAGATCGATCCGTACCGGATCTACAACCAGGAGATCACCATCACGGGGTCGATGGCCGTGCTGCACAGCTACGAGCGGGCGGCGGAGCTGTTCGCCGGGGGCGTCCTGGACCCGGACGTCTTCATCAGCGACCGGTTGCCCCTGGACCAGTACCCGCAGGCGCTGGAGCAGTTCGCGGCGGGCGTGGGGCGGAAGATCGTGGTGGTTCCGTAGAAACGCCGGACGGGCTGATGTCACCCCGGTCGGCTCAATTCAGCCCGTCCGGCGTTTGAGGACGAGGCCCGTCCAGGGCCGAACGGGGGTCCGGGGGCGCGCCGCCCCCGGGGACGGGACGGGAAGGGGCGGCGGGGGCGGAAAACCCTCTGACCCGATCGGGCCACAGGTAAGGGAACGGTAAAACGCCCCCGCTCGTTCACCCCGCATGACCGCTATGACCCCCGGCTCGAACATCCCTCTCCCCACCGCCCGCGTGACGGTGGACGTCACCGCCCCCGTGCGGCTCGACGTGTCGGGCCTCCTGCTCACCGCCGACGGCAAGGTGCGCTCGGACGACGACTTCATCTTCTACAACCAGCCCGCCGGCCCCGGCGTGACCTACCGCTCCGGCGGCGGCACCACCCCCGACGCCATCACGGTCGACACCGCGTCCGTACCCCCCGGCATCGAGAAGATCGTCGTCACCGCGAGCCCCGACGCCGCCGGCCAGACCTTCCAGGGCATCGAACCGACCGCCACCCTCCGCAACGCGGACGACAACGCGGTCCTGGCCACCTTCACGCCCCCGCGCCTCGGCGACGAGACGGCGCTGGTGATCGTCGAGATCTACCTGCGCAACGGCGCCTGGAAGGCCCGGGCCGTCGGCCAGGGCTACGCCAACGGCCTGGCCGGCATCGCCACCGACTTCGGCGTCACGGTCGAGGAACCCGCCGCCCCCGCCCAGCCGGCCCCCGCCCCGCAGGCGCCGCCCATGCCGGCCGCCGCCCCCACCGCCCCCGCGGCTCCCGCCGCTCCCCCGGCGCCGCCCGCGCCGGCCCCCGGCTCCGGGAAGATCAACCTCGACAAGGGCCGGGTCAGCCTCCAGAAGAACCAGACGGTCTCGCTGATCAAGGGCGGCCGTCCGCTGCTGTCCCAGGTCCAGATGGGTCTCGGCTGGGAACCGGCGTACCGGGGCAAGGACATCGACCTGGACGCGTCGGTCATCGCCTACGGGCCGCAGCGCAACCACATCGACAGCTGCTACTTCGGCAAGCTCCAGATCGTGAACGGCGCGATCCGGCACTCCGGCGACAACCTCACCGGCGAGGGCGGCGGGGACGACGAGGTGATCACCGTCGACCTCGGCCGGCTCCCGATGGAGGTCACCGGCCTGGTCTTCACGGTCAACTCCTTCTCCGGCCAGAAGTTCACCGAGGTCGCCAAGGCGTACTGCCGTCTGCTGGACGCCACCACCGGGGAGGAACTGGTCCGCTTCGACCTCACCAGCGCCGAACCGCAGACGGGCGTGATGATGGCGAAGCTGATCCGCCAGTTCTCCGGCGAGTGGGAGATGACGGCGATGGGCGACTTCGTGAAGTCCCGCACGGTGCGGGGGATGGTGAAGCCGGCCGCCCAGTCCCTCTGACCACCCGCGCGCCCCCGCTCGCGGGGGCGCCCGGACGGCTACGCCCGCAGCCCGTCCATCAGCAACTCCAGGTACCGGCGGATGTGCGTGCCCTCCCCGCCGGCCAGTTCCGACGCCGTCGCCACCCCGTGGGCCAGCCGCAGCACGTCGTCGGGAGCGACGTCCCGGCGCAGCACCCCCGCCTCCCACGCGGCCCCGGCCAGCCGGGTCACCGCGCCCTTCAGCGGGTCGCAGCACCCCGTGCCGCCGCCCCCGACGGCGGAACCCAGCAGCGCCCGCAGCCCGCGGACCTGGATCAGCCCGGCGGCCAGTTCGTTCAGCCACTCCACCAGCGCCTCGCCGGCCGGCAGCCGCCCGGCCAGCTCACCGGCCCGGGCCGCGATCGACTCGATGCGGTCCACGTAGGCGGCCTCCAGCAGCGCCTGCCGCGTCGGGAAGTGCCGGTAGAGCGTGCCCGAACCGACGCCCGCGCGCTTGGCGATGTCGTCCAGCGAGGCGCCCTCGCCGTGCGCGGCGAACGCCTCCACCGCGGCCTCGAGCAGCCGCCCACGGTTGCGGCGGGCGTCCGCGCGCATGGACCTGACCTGCGCCATCAGCCACTCCTCGACCCCGGAAACCCTCCCCGTACCCTACCGAGCGGGGAACGGGGAGGGCCCTGGCAGGACCGACGGCCTCAGGCGGCCCACGGCCAGTGCGCGTCCCGGCCGGCCTCTAGCAGCGGCACCATCCGGAAGGCCGCGTCCGAGAGCCCGCCGAAGGTGTGCCGGTGCGCGGTGCCCGACGGGCCGTGGCCCGCCCGGTGTCCGGCCAGGTTCCAGGTGTAGACCGGCACGTCGGCCGGGACCTGCTCGGTCGGGTCGCCGTGCCGGCTGGGGGCGTACTGCTCGTCGGTGACGATCAGCACCCGGTCGTGCCCCCTGTAGTGCCGGCGCACCGCCTCGGTGGTGTCGGTGCCGCCGAGGTCGCCGAACCGGCCGAGGATGCTCAGCACCGACTCGCCCCGGCGGAACCGCACCGATTTGCTGGCCGTGCCGAACTCGACGAGGTCCGACTTCGCCGCCCGCAGGGCGAGCGCCGTGCCGAAGACCGCCGCCGCGTCGGCGCGGGTGAGCTCGGAGCGGTCCGACATCCGCGAGTAGAACATCGAGCCCGAACGGTCGACGAGCACCAGCGTCCGGCCGG carries:
- a CDS encoding TerD family protein, producing MTPGSNIPLPTARVTVDVTAPVRLDVSGLLLTADGKVRSDDDFIFYNQPAGPGVTYRSGGGTTPDAITVDTASVPPGIEKIVVTASPDAAGQTFQGIEPTATLRNADDNAVLATFTPPRLGDETALVIVEIYLRNGAWKARAVGQGYANGLAGIATDFGVTVEEPAAPAQPAPAPQAPPMPAAAPTAPAAPAAPPAPPAPAPGSGKINLDKGRVSLQKNQTVSLIKGGRPLLSQVQMGLGWEPAYRGKDIDLDASVIAYGPQRNHIDSCYFGKLQIVNGAIRHSGDNLTGEGGGDDEVITVDLGRLPMEVTGLVFTVNSFSGQKFTEVAKAYCRLLDATTGEELVRFDLTSAEPQTGVMMAKLIRQFSGEWEMTAMGDFVKSRTVRGMVKPAAQSL
- a CDS encoding TetR/AcrR family transcriptional regulator — translated: MAQVRSMRADARRNRGRLLEAAVEAFAAHGEGASLDDIAKRAGVGSGTLYRHFPTRQALLEAAYVDRIESIAARAGELAGRLPAGEALVEWLNELAAGLIQVRGLRALLGSAVGGGGTGCCDPLKGAVTRLAGAAWEAGVLRRDVAPDDVLRLAHGVATASELAGGEGTHIRRYLELLMDGLRA
- a CDS encoding zinc-dependent alcohol dehydrogenase family protein — its product is MKAAVIESVGKAVVTEVPDPVPGPRDVVVEVAACGLCGTDLHILQGEFAPKLPIVPGHEFAGEVVGVGAQVTEVSLGDQVAVDPSLYCHECRYCRTGHNNLCERWAAIGVTTGGGAAQYAVAPVANCVRLPDHVRTQDAALIEPLSCAVRGYDVLQSRLGAHVLIYGSGTMGLMMLELAKRTGAASVDMVDLNPARLETARTLGVSAAAATPDELDRPQGWELVIDATGNAAAIQDGLGRVAKAGTFLQFGVADYATRVQIDPYRIYNQEITITGSMAVLHSYERAAELFAGGVLDPDVFISDRLPLDQYPQALEQFAAGVGRKIVVVP